The following proteins come from a genomic window of Brachionichthys hirsutus isolate HB-005 chromosome 20, CSIRO-AGI_Bhir_v1, whole genome shotgun sequence:
- the lca5 gene encoding lebercilin — translation MESDNLTEPYEDNRNVESRQSLWSTKKDSQQSSIPQHTRNIHDKSRNSDEKNDRGERRSKPGIRHVDPDQDQLSVGEAASSSRSFCSEECENASPSEGSFSTYSRSRTPSPTPQTEMRAKRISSSSLHKTGGVLRQGRSCSERLGVQHLAQRRRRAVNSQNKDSTPLKDIDLVTKRMLSARLLKINELRNALAELQQRIDELQKENRILKQLHVRQEKALKRFDDTENEIAQLMACHNNDTHVLRERLRRSQERERAAEQQLKDREEQLHRRQATNERLKKLVDMRELGARDELSRKLEEEKARCQQAGGRIRDLERSMELCTSSYKRQLAAERKKTLSAQEEIRTLQEELQRLNSKLKEKERELDARNIYANRMMKPSPRNDVDSKRKVPSRSSTKTVQTEGRISSLDFPTPPPAITNSSEHSEQAADEYLSFKDLKKVSQQSKTDEKPLKEEHQKMRNEDQAKEKTDKQHLIWEPKLEENAQIPRYEEKAGKRKGLMSKLEEESNRKHGHVEEEVRKWNQDVIVNHQATDEARHKKDQLLAKMREIDEQNQRAQDTIFSRYAFIEGNSNSCSTHASERRKHRSSIFNLTESEVYVGSDEAAGNRDGSRSDADVGALAARVGRRALRASSPSDDLAFGSYAPSFGNTASQGFSGYPPPPSRENRSSEVEVIGVSRPKGVETDKEKEKDRGMGKDKKSRLMQQLFGATATTASDNVSTFNKMDGLNNSPATNNVRSGREGLLNFNSGSSTHQTSSLNTLHVADSRPAVCAITSFDDDIEEFAL, via the exons ATGGAATCCGATAACCTCACAGAGCCATATGAGGACAACCGGAACGTTGAAAGTCGCCAGTCTCTCTGGAGTACTAAGAAAGATTCCCAACAATCATCTATCCCACAGCACACAAGGAACATCCATGACAAGTCCCGGAATAGTGATGAAAAAAATGATCGTGGCGAGCGTAGGTCAAAGCCCGGAATCAGGCATGTGGATCCAGACCAGGACCAGTTGTCAGTTGGAGAAGCAGCGAGTAGTAGTCGATCTTTTTGCTCCGAAGAGTGTGAGAATGCATCGCCGTCAGAAGGTTCGTTCTCAACATACTCACGGTCCCGAACTCCATCTCCAACTCCTCAAACAGAAATGCGAGCGAAGAGGATTTCTAGCAGCTCCCTCCACAAGACAG GTGGTGTGTTACGTCAGGGTAGGTCTTGCTCGGAGCGTCTTGGTGTCCAACATCTAGCGCAAAGGCGCCGCAGGGCAGTGAATTCACAAAACAAGGACTCCACACCCCTGAAAGACATAGACCTTGTAACTAAGAGAATGTTGTCAGCCCGCCTGCTAAAGATCAATGAACTGCGTAATGCACTTGCTGAGCTCCAGCAGCGTATTGATGAGCTCCAGAAAGAGAATCGAATACTGAAACAG CTTCATGTGCGTCAAGAGAAAGCTCTGAAGCGTTTTGATGACACAGAAAACGAGATCGCCCAACTGATGGCGTGCCACAACAATGACACCCATGTGCTGCGCGAGCGGCTCAGACGGTCTCAAGAGAGGGAGCGGGCAGCTGAGCAGCAGTtaaaggacagagaggagcagctgcaCAGACGTCAGGCAACCAATGAACGGCTGAAGAAGCTGGTCGACATGCGAGAGTTAGGAGCCAGAGATGAGCTGAGTCGCAAGCTAGAGGAAGAGAAGGCACGGTGCCAACAAGCTGGAGGAAGGATAAGG GACCTGGAGCGCAGCATGGAGCTTTGCACCAGCAGTTACAAGAGACAGctggctgcagagagaaagaagaccCTCAGCGCTCAGGAGGAGATCAGGactctgcaggaggagctgcagcgacTGAACAGTAAACTCAAG gaGAAGGAGCGAGAACTAGATGCCAGGAACATCTATGCCAACCGCATGATGAAGCCTTCGCCAAGAAATGATGTCGACAGTAAGCGGAAAG TTCCGAGCAGGAGCAGCACCAAGACAGTTCAGACTGAAGGCAGGATATCTAGTCTGGATTTCCCCACACCTCCCCCTGCCATCACCAATTCCAGTGAGCACAGTGAACAGGCAGCTGATGAATACCTATCCTTCAAG GATCTCAAGAAAGTGAGCCAGCAGTCAAAAACAGACGAGAAACCTCTTAAGGAGGAACATCAGAAGATGAGAAACGAAGACCAGGCAAAGGAGAAAACGGACAAACAGCATTTAATTTGGGAGCCAAAGCTTGAGGAAAATGCACAGATACCAAGATATG AGGAAAAGGCTGGAAAGAGGAAAGGTTTGATGtcaaagctggaggaggagagcaatAGGAAGCATGGCCATGTTGAAGAAGAGGTGAGGAAGTGGAACCAGGATGTAATTGTCAACCACCAAGCAACAGATGAAGCACGTCACAAAAAAGACCAACTACTCGCCAAGATGCGTGAAATAGATGAACAGAACCAGAGAGCCCAAGACACCATATTTAGTCGGTATGCGTTCATTGAGGGAAACAGTAACTCTTGTTCTACTCATGCTTCTGAGCGGAGGAAACATAGATCTTCCATTTTTAACCTCACAGAATCAGAAGTGTATGTTGGTTCGGATGAAGCTGCTGGAAACAGGGATGGTAGTAGATCAGACGCAGATGTTGGAGCGCTTGCAGCGAGAGTAGGGAGGAGAGCTCTACGTGCCTCTAGTCCCAGTGACGACCTGGCATTTGGAAGCTACGCACCATCTTTCGGAAATACAGCTTCTCAAGGTTTTTCAGGCTACCCTCCACCGCCGTCCAGGGAGAACAGGTCCTCTGAGGTGGAAGTAATAGGCGTCTCTAGACCAAAAGGGGTTGAGACGgataaagaaaaggagaaagacagaggaaTGGGGAAGGACAAGAAATCTAGACTCATGCAGCAGCTATTTGGAGCCACGGCAACAACGGCAAGTGACAATGTGAGCACTTTCAATAAAATGGACGGCCTAAACAATTCTCCAGCTACCAACAATGTGCGCTCAGGAAGGGAAGGACTGCTCAACTTCAATTCAGGATCTTCCACCCATCAAACATCCTCCCTGAATACCCTACA